The following is a genomic window from Opitutus sp. GAS368.
CGTCACGCGGGTGCACGCGGATTGGAGCGGGGTGCAACAGCACGCCGAGGAAATCGGCCGGGCGGCCGTCGATCTGCTGTTTTCCAAGCTGCAGGCGGGCGAACGCGGCATCCCGCAGTTGCCCCGGACGCTGCAGGTGCACGGTCACTGGCACGACGGACAGACATTGCGCCGCCCGCGGCAGGCGGGCGAAAAGCTGAGAGTTGAGAGCTGAGGGTTGGGAGAAGGAAGATAGAAGATGGGTAGGGCGCGAACTCCGCCTTGTCCGTCGTAGCCCTGAGCTTGTCGAACGGGGCGACGTCGGATCCGCGCCGTAAACATGCGCCCATGCGCGGCGGTGAAGGGACTCACCGCCCGGTCCGATCACCTTCGCTATCAGCCAATCCTTGACTCTCCCTGCTCGTGGTTCGTTGTATTTGCCCACTGCATGTCGCCGGTCGAGTCCACCCATATTTCCCCGGCAAGGGGTGCCCATTGGCCCATACCGTCCTGTTTCATTTTCATCGGCGCCCTCTTCACCGCTTTGCCCATGAGTGCGGAGGTATCAGTTCCGGGGCTGAGTGAATCACCGCTGGCCGCCCGCTCCGGGCCCAGAGGCAAAACGATGTTTGCCACGCTGTCTCCCGCCGACACCGGCATCATAACTGAAAATAACTATGCTGATCCCCGGGAAAATAAGACCGGTTACAAGGATCCCCGCATGGGCCAGGGTCACTATGACGAATTCGCCGTCGGCGCAATCGGTACGGGCGTCGCGATCGGCGACTATGATGGCGACGGCCGGCCGGACATATTTGTGGTCAGCAAGACGGAGAGTTGCCGGCTGTTTCGCAATCTCGGCAACTGGAAGTTCGAAGATGTCACGGCGAAGGCCGGGGTGGAAGACAAGGGCGAGGCTGCGGCCATCTGGAAACAGGGGGCGACGTTCGTTGATGTGAACAATGACGGGCTCCTGGACATCTATGTCTGCCGGTACAACGCGCCCAATCTGCTCTACATCAACCAGGGTGACGGGACCTTCAAGGAAGAGGCCCATGCCTACGGGCTGGATGTGAAGGATGCCTCGGTGATGGCTGCTTTTTGCGACTACGACCGTGACGGATGGCTCGACGTGCTCATCCAAACCAACCTGCTCGACGGAGCCACGCATCCGAACGGACAACGCAACCTGCTCTTTCATAACAACCGCGACGGCACCTTCACCAACGTCACCGATCGCGCGGGCATCAGCGGGGAAGCCCAAGGCCACTCGGCCATTTGGTGGGATTACGACGGCGACGGCTGGCCGGATATTTATGTCGCGAACGATTTCGCCGCGCCCGACGTTCTCTATCACAACAACCGCGACGGCACCTTCACCAACGTCATCGATCAAGTGGTGCCCCATATGCCCTATTCTTCCATGGGCTCGGATCTGGGCGATTTGAACAACGACGGCCTCATCGACCTGATGGCCACGGAAATGGCGGCCACCACCCATCAGAAAGACCAGCGCACCATGGCTCCAACCCGCGGCCAGTCGCTGGATCCTCCGGATAGTTCCACGGCGGTGCCGCAATACTACCACAACGCGCTGTACTTGAATACCGGCACGGGCCACTGCCTGGAGGCGGCTTTTCTCACGGGCCTGGATGCCACCGACTGGACCTGGTCCGTGCGCTTCGAAGACCTCGACAATGACGGCCGGCTCGACCTGCACGTGACCAATGGCATGCACCGGGAATTGCACAACACCGACCTGATCTCCCGCCTCGGGTCCGCCCAATCGCTGGCGGAAAGGCAACGGATGCAACGCAACGCCCCGGTGCTCGTCGAACACAACCTCGCCTTCCGCAATCTCGGCGATTTGAAATTTGAAAACGTCAGCAAAGCCTGGGGCCTCGATGAGAATGGGGTGAGCTTCGGCGCGGCCTTCGGCGACCTCGACGGTGACGGTGATCTCGATCTCGTCTACACCAACTATAAGAAAGGGGTCACCGTGCTGCGCAATGATTCCGACACCGGTCATCGGGTGATTTTCGCCCTGCGGGGCACACAATCGAACCGCTTCGGGGTCGGAGCCGTGATCCGCATTGAAACCGATGCCGGCATTCAAGTCCGGCAGCTGGTACTGGCCCGGGGTGTCCTTTCGAGTTCCGAACCCGTGCTGCATTTCGGCCTGGGCGAATCCACGCTCATCAAGCGGGTCACAGTCTCGTGGCCCAGTGGCCAGATCCAGTCGTTTGCCAATCTCGCCGTCGACCGCAAATTCACCGTCACCGAACCGGCCGCACCCGCGGCGCTTCCGGCCAACCCACCGGTGCGGCCGACCGGACAATTCACCGAGGTGAGCCAGGCGATGAACCTCTCCCTTGTCGCCCACGAAAATGCGGTGGATGAGTTGGGTGCGAATTCACTTCTCCCGGTTCGCCAGAATCGACGCGGGCCCGGTGTCGCGGTCGGTGATTTGAACGGCGACGGGAAAGACGATCTGATTTTCGGCGGCACGCCCCTCGACGCGGCGCAGGTTCGTCTTGCTGGTCCGGACAATCAATTCGTCGGCGGTCCCGTCCGGGCCCTCGCCGGCGATATGCCGGTCAATGACGGACCCTCGCTTATTTTCGATGCCGATGGCGACGGCACGAATGATCTTTTGCTCACCGCTTCCGGCGTCGGCCAGCCCGCGGGTTCCCCGGCCTATCAACCCCGGCTCTATCTCAACGATGGTCACGGAAATTTGCGACCGGCCCCGGCTGACGCCCTGCCTCCGCTTTCCCTCAGCGTCGGCGCGGTGGCCGCGGCAGATTTCAATCGCGACGGACTTCTTGATGTTTTCCTGGGAGCGAAAGTCGTACCCGGACTCTACCCCCTCGCCCCGAGCAGCGCCTTGCTCGTGAATCATGGCGGCCGGTTTGAGGACGTGACCGACACACTCGCGCCCGGTTTGCGCGCAGTCGGCATGGTCACATCAGCTCTCTGGAGTGACGTGGACGGCGACGGGTGGCCGGACCTGCTGCTGACGCTGGAGTGGGGCAACGTGAAGTATTTCCATAACAATCAGGGCAAAGGGTTCGAAGACTGGACAGAGAAGGCGGGCTTTGCCGCGGCGGGCACCGGGTGGTGGACTTCGATCGCCGCGGCGGATTTTAACGAAGATGGCCGGATCGACTACGTCGTGGGCAATCTCGGCCTGAACACCCAGTATCGGGCCGACGCCAGCCATCCGGCGCTGCTGTTCGCCGGCGATTTCAAGGGCGACGGAAGCCAGCAACTGATCGAAGCCTACTATGAAGGCGACCGGCTCTATCCGTGGCGGACCCGGGCGAGTCTCGGTGCCGCCATCCCCTCGGTGTTGAAACGCTTTCCCCGCAATGACACCTATGCGCGAGCCACCTTGGATGAGATTTTCGGCGAGGAGAAACTGGCGGCCGCCCAACGCTACGCCGCCACGGAATTCCGGAGCGGAGTATTCCTGAGCCAGCCGGACGGGACTTACCGATTCGAAGCGCTGCCGCACCTCGCCCAGATCGCGCCCTTGCAAGGGATCGTCGCCGGCGATTTTGACGGCGACGGCCACGCCGATATTTATACGGTGCAAAATTCCTACGCACCCACCCCGGTGGTCGGCCGTTTCGACGGCGGCCTGAGCCAGTTGCTGCGCGGTGATGGGCAGGGACATTTTACCTGCGTGCCTCCCATCGAAAGCGGTCTGATCGTAACCGGCGATGCCAAGGCGTTGGCCGTGGTGGATCTCAATCAGGATGGCTGGCCGGACTTTGTCGTTACGCGAAACAACTCGGCCAGCCTTGCCTTCCTCAACCAAGGCATGAAAGAACGACATTCGCTGCGAATCCAATTGCGCGGGCCCGCGGGCAACCCCACCGCCATTGGAGCGCGCGTCACCCTCGAACTCGCCGACGGCACCACGCGGACCGGCGAAGTCTATGCCGGCTCCGGTTATTTCAGTCAGTCTACCGCCGCCTGTTTCTTCGGTTACCTGCCAGCCAACCCGCCCCGTCAAATCCACGTGCGCTGGCCCTCCGGTGCGACCAGCACCCACCCGATCCCGCCGCAGTCATCTACTATAGTTCTTGCTGCACCCACGCCCTAGGGTGCCGCAGGAAGAGGACTTTCAACCCGGATTCGGGGCTACCTCAGTCGATCACGCAATTCGGCCGGCACCAGGGTGAGCGCGAATTCGTGCAGTTTGGGATCAACGCGATTGCCGAAGGCCCGGCTCAATACCAGCAGCCGATAAAGCGAACCGGGGGAGAGTCCGCGCAGTTTTTCTTCGTCCACTGTCGCCAGGCAAACGGCCACTTGCTCACGGGCCAGCTGTTCTTGTTTCGCCCGGGCCAGGACCACGGCGAGACCGACGCGCAGGTCCCACGGCAAGGCCGCAGGGTATTTGGTCGCCAGTCTGGCCTGCAATACTTTGAGGGACTTTGCGAATTCCGCTTCGTCCCCCCGCGCCAAATCGACTTCGGCCCGCGCCACGCAAGCCCCGAAATCGGCCGGGAAACGCCGCAGACCTTGCGCGGCCGCCGCGGCCTGGTCCAGGTCTCGCATCTCGACAAGGTACTCCGTTATCCGGGCCACGGCTGTCGCCGGTTCCTGCTCGTCGACGACTTCAAAAACCTGTACCGACTGACCTTCGAAACCGGTGATCTTCGGCAACGAATAGGCCAGGGGCCGCAGCCAGGGCGGCAGCGTGGGAAGCTGGAGCTTGTCGCGCAAGGTGCCCGCGCTTTGCCCGGTGCCCGCCCGCGTATAGTCGTCAAACCCGGAATCCCAAGAGAGCAAAACGAGGTGGGTGATATTGCGCCGGTCGATCAACGCCTTTGCCTCCTGGAGGTTTTGGTTCCCCAGGATGAGCACGGCGGCCGCCACGCCGCTCTTGTTTTCCCGGGAGAGAGAGCCCAGGCCGCGCATGCCGCCATAGTAGCAGAGCGCAGTGGTCTCGTTGGGCGGAGCCAGCAATACCACCCCGCCGGGAGGGCCGTGGAGGGCGAGCCATCCCGCCAGGTCCCTCTCGATCAAACCCAACACTTCCGACCGCGTGAGGTCATTTTCCGTTTCGGCTTTGGGCCGCGGTGCAACCAGCAAAAGGCCCGGGAGCAAGAGCAGCAGGCCGCCGCCCGCCCAAGCGAGGCGGCGGTAGCCCCCGTTGGTGGCGCCCGACAATCCTGTTGTCGCCGCCACCAACATTACCAGCAAAAGCCCGTCGAGCGCGTTCCACCAGAAGAGCTGCTGGCAGGCGAATCCGAACGCCACGAGCACCGGTCCCAACGTTATCGCCACGGCAATGCGGCGCTCCCGGCCCGTCTGTCGCCGGGGGAGAACCCACCCGGCAGAAGCGACCAGGACGAGAGGCAGGAGCGTCGCCAACACCGCCAAGGTCAATCCATCGCGTGAAAGCCACGCCGCGAGGTCCCGGGCGACGGCGCCTTCCGGCAGTTTCGTCAGCCGGAGGGACGGGGTGTCCGGTAACAGGAACTCGGAGCCGTGGATTTTCCAGTTGGCCACCGGCACCGCGACGATCGCGGCCAGCGCGAACGCGAGCACGGCGAAGTTGCGGAGTGTTTTTGGCGGTTTTTTGCCCTGAATCCACTCCGCCGCCTGCGCCAAAATCTCGCCGCCACCGAGCCAGGCCAGGCCGTAAAGCGGATGGATGTAAGAGAGCTGCCAGTCCCCGAGGTCGGCGGGGGCAAATTCGATCAGATAAGCGCCCAGGGTCGTGCTGGCGCCCGCCGCCGCCCAAGATCGCCAAGGCAAGCCGGTGTTTTCCGCCGCTTCCCCCCGTCGATGGTTGCGCATGACCCAAGCCGCGAGCAATGCGCCCGCCGCGACGCCCACCAGAATCGGAATTTGGACGGCCACACTGACCCACAGCCCAAGACCGCCGGTTACTCCCGCGAGGATGAACCAGCGGCGCGTCGACTTTCCGTTGTCGTCCGGCGCGGGTGTTGCCCTGACTCCGGCCGCGAGCAGCAGCACGCTGCCCAAGGCAAGAATCTGCGCCAGGCCGCGGTCGTCGGGCGCGGCGGGAAGAAATCCCGCGGCGAACGGAAAGACGGTGACCAGACCGATTGAAATCAATGCCGCCGGAAGAACACCGAATCGCCACGCGACCAGGAGGGTCGTTC
Proteins encoded in this region:
- a CDS encoding FG-GAP-like repeat-containing protein: MFATLSPADTGIITENNYADPRENKTGYKDPRMGQGHYDEFAVGAIGTGVAIGDYDGDGRPDIFVVSKTESCRLFRNLGNWKFEDVTAKAGVEDKGEAAAIWKQGATFVDVNNDGLLDIYVCRYNAPNLLYINQGDGTFKEEAHAYGLDVKDASVMAAFCDYDRDGWLDVLIQTNLLDGATHPNGQRNLLFHNNRDGTFTNVTDRAGISGEAQGHSAIWWDYDGDGWPDIYVANDFAAPDVLYHNNRDGTFTNVIDQVVPHMPYSSMGSDLGDLNNDGLIDLMATEMAATTHQKDQRTMAPTRGQSLDPPDSSTAVPQYYHNALYLNTGTGHCLEAAFLTGLDATDWTWSVRFEDLDNDGRLDLHVTNGMHRELHNTDLISRLGSAQSLAERQRMQRNAPVLVEHNLAFRNLGDLKFENVSKAWGLDENGVSFGAAFGDLDGDGDLDLVYTNYKKGVTVLRNDSDTGHRVIFALRGTQSNRFGVGAVIRIETDAGIQVRQLVLARGVLSSSEPVLHFGLGESTLIKRVTVSWPSGQIQSFANLAVDRKFTVTEPAAPAALPANPPVRPTGQFTEVSQAMNLSLVAHENAVDELGANSLLPVRQNRRGPGVAVGDLNGDGKDDLIFGGTPLDAAQVRLAGPDNQFVGGPVRALAGDMPVNDGPSLIFDADGDGTNDLLLTASGVGQPAGSPAYQPRLYLNDGHGNLRPAPADALPPLSLSVGAVAAADFNRDGLLDVFLGAKVVPGLYPLAPSSALLVNHGGRFEDVTDTLAPGLRAVGMVTSALWSDVDGDGWPDLLLTLEWGNVKYFHNNQGKGFEDWTEKAGFAAAGTGWWTSIAAADFNEDGRIDYVVGNLGLNTQYRADASHPALLFAGDFKGDGSQQLIEAYYEGDRLYPWRTRASLGAAIPSVLKRFPRNDTYARATLDEIFGEEKLAAAQRYAATEFRSGVFLSQPDGTYRFEALPHLAQIAPLQGIVAGDFDGDGHADIYTVQNSYAPTPVVGRFDGGLSQLLRGDGQGHFTCVPPIESGLIVTGDAKALAVVDLNQDGWPDFVVTRNNSASLAFLNQGMKERHSLRIQLRGPAGNPTAIGARVTLELADGTTRTGEVYAGSGYFSQSTAACFFGYLPANPPRQIHVRWPSGATSTHPIPPQSSTIVLAAPTP